Proteins encoded together in one Bacillota bacterium window:
- a CDS encoding ABC transporter substrate-binding protein, whose translation MMKSRGGRVLASAAAAVLVVSLILGGCAGGPKQGAPEAEKPARDTIVVALAREGETLDHIRTSWTTDAHYTVMDRLVERDFDLKYRPHLAESWSSSPDGKVWTFKLRKDAKFHDGTPFNAAAVKWFFEALLDPENASPSASDYAFISRIETPDEHTVEFHLKDPYPNILFKLSTTYAGIISPEAYRKYGPKGTNEYGTKQMVGTGLYRFVEWVPGDHLLVTANPDYQWGPEFVQNKGPAPIKNIKYRIIPDAATRLMEFEAGNVDLLLEVAPQDVERVSKLPNVQVFRKPHFGLGYLAFATDKKPFNKVKVRQAINLAVDREAIVKSVFFGVASPAYGYLPPLLPEYVEDQQAHRYDPEEAKKLLAEAGYPQGFKCNLATLNKTEHVRVAEAVQAALARIGIQTEITQYDNASYAAFLKEGKQELFIREYSWSSADILQWFLYGSQFPYPNHSRWVDKKTDQLIDAAEYAPNMEAREQGYKVLQEYLISQAVWCPIWFPEKVQAVRTDKVQNFRMHPLYTIFNDVTLK comes from the coding sequence ATGATGAAGAGTCGCGGCGGCAGGGTTCTGGCGTCGGCTGCGGCAGCGGTGCTGGTAGTGTCTTTGATCCTGGGAGGGTGCGCAGGGGGGCCAAAGCAGGGTGCACCGGAAGCGGAGAAGCCTGCGCGGGATACCATCGTGGTAGCCCTGGCCAGGGAAGGGGAGACCCTGGACCACATCCGCACCTCGTGGACCACCGACGCCCACTACACGGTGATGGATCGGTTGGTGGAGCGGGACTTCGACCTCAAGTACCGGCCCCACCTGGCGGAGAGCTGGAGTTCGTCCCCCGACGGGAAGGTGTGGACGTTCAAGCTGCGCAAGGATGCGAAGTTCCACGATGGCACACCTTTCAACGCGGCGGCGGTTAAGTGGTTCTTTGAAGCCCTGCTGGATCCCGAGAACGCATCGCCTTCTGCTTCGGATTACGCCTTCATCTCCCGCATCGAAACCCCGGACGAGCATACCGTGGAGTTCCACCTCAAAGATCCCTATCCCAACATTCTTTTCAAGCTCAGCACAACCTACGCGGGCATCATCAGCCCGGAGGCGTACCGGAAGTACGGTCCCAAGGGGACCAACGAATACGGCACCAAGCAGATGGTGGGGACGGGGCTATACCGGTTCGTTGAGTGGGTACCGGGTGACCACCTGCTGGTCACGGCCAACCCGGATTACCAGTGGGGACCGGAGTTCGTGCAGAATAAGGGTCCCGCTCCTATCAAGAACATCAAGTACCGCATCATACCTGATGCGGCCACCCGTCTCATGGAGTTTGAGGCGGGGAACGTGGATCTCCTCCTGGAAGTGGCACCCCAGGACGTCGAGCGCGTCAGCAAGCTGCCCAACGTGCAGGTCTTCCGCAAGCCGCACTTCGGCCTGGGTTACCTGGCGTTCGCCACCGACAAGAAGCCGTTTAACAAGGTGAAGGTGCGGCAGGCCATTAACCTGGCCGTCGACCGCGAGGCCATCGTCAAGTCGGTGTTCTTCGGGGTGGCCTCCCCCGCCTATGGCTACCTGCCACCCCTGTTGCCCGAGTACGTGGAGGACCAGCAGGCCCACCGGTACGACCCGGAAGAGGCCAAGAAGCTGCTGGCGGAAGCAGGGTATCCCCAGGGGTTCAAGTGCAACCTGGCCACCCTGAACAAGACGGAGCATGTGCGTGTGGCGGAAGCGGTGCAGGCAGCCCTGGCCAGGATCGGCATCCAGACCGAGATAACCCAGTATGACAACGCCAGCTACGCGGCCTTCCTCAAGGAAGGTAAGCAGGAGCTCTTCATCAGGGAGTACTCCTGGTCCAGCGCGGACATCCTGCAGTGGTTCCTGTACGGCTCCCAGTTCCCCTACCCAAATCACTCCCGATGGGTGGACAAGAAGACGGACCAGTTGATCGACGCTGCCGAGTACGCCCCCAACATGGAAGCAAGGGAGCAGGGTTACAAGGTCCTGCAGGAGTACCTGATCAGCCAGGCGGTGTGGTGCCCGATCTGGTTCCCCGAGAAGGTGCAGGCGGTGCGCACGGACAAGGTGCAGAACTTCCGCATGCACCCGCTCTATACCATCTTCAACGATGTGACGCTCAAGTGA
- a CDS encoding ABC transporter permease, whose product MYQYFWRRIFLLLPVLVGVTLVVFLLMHLAPGDPALLIAGQNAPPEVYERIRRSLGLDRPLYEQYLLFLARVARGDLGRSLLLNERVADLVGQALAVTLGLALAGLGLSYLMGVPVGIVSAVRSNSFVDQASMVGALVFVSVPPFWLGLILMYVFGLRLGWFPVSGHGSFAHDVLPAVTLGLGGAALVARMTRSAMLEVIRQDFVRTARSKGLAERVVIYKHSLRNAVIPIISLLGLRLGWTVGGAVTLEMVFSRPGMGRLLVNSILSRDYPVVQGVLLILAFSVMLGNLLADVLYAVADPRIKFR is encoded by the coding sequence GTGTACCAGTACTTCTGGCGCCGTATCTTCCTGCTGCTCCCGGTGTTGGTGGGCGTGACGCTGGTGGTGTTCCTGCTCATGCACCTGGCGCCCGGCGATCCGGCCCTCCTCATCGCCGGGCAAAACGCTCCCCCCGAAGTGTACGAACGCATCAGGAGGTCACTGGGCCTCGATCGCCCGCTGTACGAGCAGTACCTCCTCTTCCTGGCTCGGGTGGCCCGGGGTGACCTGGGACGTTCCCTGCTGCTCAACGAGCGGGTGGCCGACCTGGTGGGTCAGGCTCTGGCCGTCACCCTGGGCCTGGCGCTGGCCGGACTGGGGCTCTCCTACCTGATGGGGGTGCCCGTGGGCATCGTGTCGGCGGTCAGGTCCAACTCGTTCGTCGATCAGGCCAGCATGGTGGGGGCACTGGTATTCGTGTCAGTGCCCCCCTTCTGGCTGGGCCTGATCCTCATGTACGTGTTCGGGCTGCGGCTGGGGTGGTTCCCGGTCTCCGGCCACGGGTCGTTCGCCCACGACGTGCTGCCCGCGGTCACTCTGGGGCTGGGCGGGGCCGCCCTGGTGGCACGCATGACCAGGTCCGCCATGCTGGAAGTGATCAGGCAGGATTTCGTACGCACGGCCAGGTCCAAGGGGCTGGCCGAGCGGGTGGTGATATACAAGCACTCCCTGCGCAACGCGGTCATCCCCATCATCAGCCTGCTGGGCCTGCGCCTGGGGTGGACCGTGGGCGGTGCCGTCACCCTGGAAATGGTCTTCAGCCGCCCCGGGATGGGCAGGTTGCTGGTAAACTCCATCCTTTCGCGGGACTACCCGGTGGTACAGGGGGTGTTGCTCATCCTGGCGTTCAGCGTCATGCTGGGCAATCTCCTTGCTGACGTCTTGTACGCGGTGGCCGATCCCCGCATCAAGTTCAGGTAG
- a CDS encoding ABC transporter permease has translation MDELTESRLAGDGQLGRVWKQLLRRKAALAGAALVFLLLVTAAAAPWLAPSHYADQNLDLVLQPPSLAHPLGTDDFGRDVLSRIVYGSRISLSVGTVAVGIGVSLGLLSGAAAGYLGGWVDHLVVTLIDIAWSFPTILLAIALVAVLRPGLTSAMIALGLVTWPSYARVTRGQILGLREKEFAEAGRAMGASSWRILFRHLVPNALAPIIVMATLGMADAIIVESTLSYLSLGAQPPLPSWGSMLNAGRTFMYRAPWLTVFPGLAILFTVLGFNLFGDALRDALDPRMKQ, from the coding sequence ATGGACGAACTCACGGAAAGCAGGCTGGCAGGGGACGGGCAGCTCGGCCGGGTGTGGAAGCAGCTTCTGCGCCGCAAGGCTGCCCTGGCGGGTGCTGCCCTGGTGTTTCTCTTGCTGGTGACCGCGGCAGCAGCTCCCTGGCTGGCGCCCTCCCACTACGCCGACCAAAACCTGGACCTGGTGCTGCAGCCGCCTTCGCTGGCCCACCCGCTGGGCACGGACGACTTCGGGCGCGATGTGCTCAGCCGCATCGTGTACGGCAGCCGCATTTCCCTTTCCGTCGGTACGGTGGCCGTGGGCATCGGGGTCAGCCTCGGGCTCTTGTCGGGGGCCGCCGCCGGTTACCTGGGAGGCTGGGTCGATCACCTGGTGGTGACCCTGATCGACATCGCCTGGTCCTTCCCCACCATCCTGCTGGCCATCGCGCTGGTGGCGGTGCTGCGGCCGGGCCTGACCAGTGCCATGATTGCGCTAGGGCTGGTCACCTGGCCGTCCTACGCCCGTGTCACGCGTGGTCAGATTCTCGGCCTGCGGGAGAAGGAGTTCGCCGAGGCCGGGCGTGCCATGGGGGCCTCCTCCTGGCGCATCCTCTTCCGGCACCTGGTGCCCAATGCCCTGGCCCCCATCATCGTGATGGCCACGCTGGGGATGGCGGACGCCATCATCGTGGAGTCCACCCTCAGCTACCTCAGCCTGGGTGCCCAGCCCCCTCTGCCCAGTTGGGGATCCATGCTCAATGCCGGCCGCACATTCATGTACCGGGCTCCCTGGCTTACCGTATTCCCGGGGCTGGCCATTCTTTTCACCGTGCTGGGCTTCAACCTTTTCGGCGACGCCCTGAGGGATGCCCTGGACCCGCGTATGAAGCAGTAG
- a CDS encoding D-aminoacylase — translation MYDIVLRGGTVVDGTGRPGRSGDVAVSGGAIVAVGRVGGPARRVLPVDGMVVCPGFIDIHSHSDLSLPELPTADSKVRQGVTTEVVGNCGFTLAPTTTGRLAALRDYLSNTIAARDGHLELPWTTLAGFMDWLAARGVSVNVATLVGQGTLRVAVMGFSPGPPDEAQLDIMRQMLSRELASGAFGISVGLAYVPDAFTTPGELVALCRLVREAGGILSVHLRDEGIHWEDALREVVGVVRQTGVSLQVSHLKAEGRRSWGRAGERLACLHRLREEGLPVDADQYPYTAFGSGLQDLIPPWVRTEGVEHMAALLARPEVRERVRAQTYGAEPAPAGWEPPLLDLDWADIRISHVGSARNAHLQGLSLAEIGSRKGQDPAYAVMELLVEERGHVKMVARAMQEEDVRMILADPEVMVASDGRAASPDGPDPGSRPHPRYYGTFPRVLGRYVREEGVLTPEAAIRKMTYLPARKLGLPDRGVLAPGYAADLCVFDPLCVADRATFEDPHRFPEGIWYVLVNGVLVVEQGVHTGARPGHILRRTPAQPH, via the coding sequence TTGTACGACATAGTCTTGCGCGGGGGCACTGTGGTGGACGGCACCGGCCGGCCCGGCCGCAGCGGTGACGTCGCCGTCAGCGGGGGTGCCATCGTGGCCGTGGGCCGGGTGGGAGGCCCCGCTCGGCGAGTGTTGCCGGTGGACGGCATGGTGGTCTGCCCGGGGTTCATCGACATCCACTCCCACTCCGACCTCAGCCTGCCCGAACTGCCCACGGCCGACAGCAAGGTGCGGCAGGGCGTGACCACGGAAGTGGTGGGCAACTGCGGCTTTACCCTGGCTCCCACCACGACCGGGCGACTGGCGGCCCTGCGTGATTACCTGAGCAACACCATCGCGGCCCGCGACGGCCACCTGGAGTTACCCTGGACCACGCTGGCCGGGTTCATGGATTGGCTCGCGGCGCGGGGGGTCTCCGTGAACGTGGCCACGCTGGTGGGGCAGGGCACCCTGCGGGTGGCGGTGATGGGCTTCTCCCCGGGGCCGCCCGACGAGGCGCAACTGGACATCATGCGCCAGATGCTTTCCCGGGAACTGGCATCGGGGGCTTTCGGGATCTCCGTGGGGCTGGCCTATGTTCCCGACGCCTTCACCACCCCCGGCGAACTGGTGGCCCTGTGCCGGCTGGTGCGCGAGGCAGGCGGCATCCTGAGCGTGCATCTGCGCGATGAGGGTATTCACTGGGAGGACGCCCTCCGGGAAGTGGTCGGGGTGGTGCGGCAGACCGGGGTCTCCCTGCAGGTTTCCCACCTGAAGGCCGAGGGCCGTCGTAGCTGGGGCCGGGCGGGGGAGCGGCTGGCCTGCCTGCACAGGTTGCGGGAGGAAGGCCTGCCCGTTGACGCCGACCAGTACCCGTACACCGCCTTCGGCAGCGGCCTTCAGGATCTGATCCCGCCCTGGGTGCGGACGGAAGGCGTGGAGCACATGGCCGCACTGCTGGCCCGGCCCGAGGTACGGGAGAGAGTGAGGGCACAGACGTACGGAGCCGAGCCGGCCCCGGCGGGTTGGGAACCACCCCTCCTCGACCTGGATTGGGCGGATATCCGCATCTCCCACGTGGGGAGTGCCAGGAACGCTCACCTGCAGGGGCTGAGCCTGGCGGAGATCGGCTCCCGGAAGGGGCAGGACCCCGCCTACGCGGTGATGGAGCTGCTGGTGGAGGAGCGGGGCCACGTGAAGATGGTGGCCCGGGCCATGCAGGAAGAGGATGTCCGTATGATCCTGGCGGACCCGGAGGTGATGGTGGCCTCGGACGGACGGGCGGCCAGCCCCGACGGGCCCGACCCCGGCAGTCGGCCCCACCCGCGCTACTACGGCACCTTTCCCCGCGTGCTGGGGCGGTACGTCCGGGAGGAGGGCGTCCTCACCCCGGAGGCTGCCATCCGCAAGATGACCTACCTGCCGGCCCGCAAGCTGGGGTTGCCCGATCGGGGGGTGCTGGCCCCCGGCTACGCCGCCGATCTCTGCGTCTTCGACCCCCTCTGCGTGGCCGACCGCGCCACCTTCGAAGATCCCCACCGCTTTCCCGAGGGCATCTGGTATGTGCTTGTGAACGGGGTGCTGGTAGTCGAGCAAGGTGTGCACACGGGAGCGCGACCCGGCCACATCTTGCGGCGGACACCGGCCCAGCCCCATTGA
- a CDS encoding NAD/NADP octopine/nopaline dehydrogenase family protein — MTRAVVEAETTAGDGGTTGNGTRVVVAGGGHGAHVVVATLAVRTSLEVVWYLPYRDEAERVLRALRAAGLTVVAPTGEWAVDASRLVVTRDPRLAAGAGAVLLVAPAFAHESLLEQLSPWLGPGTVVAAIPARGGLEYQVGDLAKRVPGLVVCGSQTLPWACRIEVFGQRVRVLGAKARVLVGCRPPSRAAEVARRLSAWLGVRVVPAGGLTAMTLANTGQILHPGLMYVHVKRLPRRPLASGELPFFYQDAGEEGTRLVAALSAEVMALKEALLRYREGLDLGAVVDIFAWLKEAYRDQIEDDGDLARALASNRAYRGIRLPVVEVPGGCRPDLESRYLTEDVPFGLLVTRGLAELAGVPTPVVDRVLAEVGEWMGVPWLRDGRLSPEGVARSRAPQRYGIDTLAQALAGELDAGCGGGDGQAAPWAGPAMGGACSGTTPGHSACRGTEGLVRGRSRKMSGRHGGP, encoded by the coding sequence GTGACGCGGGCAGTGGTCGAAGCAGAGACGACGGCAGGGGACGGGGGCACCACCGGGAACGGAACTCGGGTGGTGGTGGCGGGGGGCGGGCATGGCGCCCACGTGGTGGTGGCCACCCTGGCGGTGCGCACGTCCCTGGAAGTGGTGTGGTACCTACCCTACCGGGATGAGGCCGAGAGGGTGCTGCGGGCCCTGCGCGCCGCGGGGCTGACCGTGGTCGCTCCCACCGGGGAATGGGCAGTGGATGCCTCACGGCTGGTGGTGACGCGCGATCCCCGTCTGGCGGCCGGAGCGGGGGCGGTCCTGCTGGTGGCTCCCGCCTTCGCCCACGAGAGTCTGCTTGAACAACTCAGTCCCTGGTTGGGCCCCGGGACGGTGGTGGCGGCGATACCGGCCCGGGGCGGGTTGGAGTACCAGGTGGGTGATCTGGCGAAGCGGGTGCCGGGGCTGGTGGTTTGCGGGTCGCAGACCCTGCCCTGGGCATGCCGTATCGAGGTTTTCGGGCAGCGGGTGCGGGTGCTGGGCGCCAAGGCGCGGGTGCTCGTGGGGTGCCGGCCCCCGAGCAGGGCGGCCGAGGTCGCCCGCCGGTTGAGTGCGTGGCTGGGGGTGAGGGTGGTCCCCGCGGGGGGGCTCACCGCCATGACCCTGGCCAACACCGGCCAGATCCTGCATCCCGGCCTCATGTACGTACATGTGAAGCGGCTTCCCCGCCGGCCCCTGGCGAGCGGGGAATTGCCGTTTTTCTACCAGGACGCGGGGGAGGAAGGAACCCGCCTGGTGGCTGCCCTGAGCGCTGAGGTAATGGCGCTGAAGGAGGCCCTGCTCCGGTACCGGGAAGGGCTCGACCTGGGTGCGGTGGTGGATATTTTTGCCTGGCTGAAGGAGGCCTACCGCGACCAGATAGAGGACGACGGCGACCTGGCGAGGGCGCTGGCCAGCAACCGGGCCTACCGGGGCATCCGCCTGCCGGTGGTGGAGGTGCCGGGAGGCTGCCGGCCCGACCTGGAATCGCGCTACCTGACCGAGGACGTACCCTTCGGGCTGCTCGTCACCAGGGGGCTGGCGGAACTGGCAGGCGTGCCCACGCCGGTTGTGGACCGGGTGTTGGCCGAGGTGGGCGAATGGATGGGGGTGCCCTGGCTGCGGGACGGCAGGCTGTCACCGGAGGGAGTGGCGCGCAGCCGGGCGCCCCAGCGCTACGGCATCGATACGCTGGCTCAGGCCCTGGCAGGCGAACTCGACGCCGGCTGCGGGGGCGGCGACGGACAGGCCGCCCCCTGGGCTGGGCCGGCGATGGGCGGGGCATGCAGCGGCACCACGCCCGGCCACAGCGCGTGCCGGGGGACTGAAGGCCTGGTGCGGGGCCGGAGCAGGAAGATGAGCGGGAGGCATGGGGGACCATGA
- a CDS encoding glutamate mutase L, with protein sequence MSETVQASRKRRVMVAAIGDCVHSLGVESFAEWMEDLGLGYVAIKLGPAVPVAEVINKIRESRPEVVGISIRLGDLHVDKLVEEFVEKAWEYGLNPGASGIRYCFGGLRPAANLVRAMTGRPVLEDRFSLPEDRHYDLDRVAEEYRHREKFRDFFALIVDDFVTMEELLGFAQGKPPRRAEEEEWSDELLERIRQVREREDRPILRAHIGIAADSVEPTIRDVEEVAETGALEIVSLGPDQPSQAYLAKFIRGEEDPEKYLKGQGGVPIRSKEDLIRLKEATRRGNFPMIRIYSGTDELLELAQVFEETLHMPFPAVPMFFYNELDGRGPISIRDSFDEHFRVMRWWASLDKPLEINDPHQWQLRNCSDDMYVTDHVVAGVVALNMGIRHYIMQLMFDLPPQISGLMDLAKMQAAYELIEPLTRHYDFRIIKETRGGLSSFPPNLNMAKGHLAVTTWWQMFVDPDIIHVVSFPEAHHEARARDIIESCEIVKQVVKDFYKGQRPDILADPALLARKEELKRGAMYNILHLALMGGYQGPVTVQSFREWAVSPEEAARRPDREARARNYETMLLSLVDGASYPGGECGMISPDTLDLALQTGLFQAPKLTVLDKRYEMVGRCRTKMVDGCCRIDEFDHRKVKDEMERVDLVRARYPWYFDRSISVADEESYISELPETIDESVVRAFRERVGIHRVEGRRVLVVDFGSTFTKIGTFDTDREDFCLRYVPTTPEDLREGLAHGLGVLGECRERGDWEPLARVMADYDIKLPCSSAKGGLKVVTVGLVREESSEAAELAALTAGAKLVGSYSGRLTEELADRIYGHDRPEMILLAGGVDYGGEAEIILHNARLLGEGARRASYARYGIPVIYAGNQDVAAQVERIFRLNGVDVRVTPNVMPEVNTFRIEAVNEAIRDLFQTVIIRGKGFDVVEEYMSAPFLPTPRAAFLGINLLARGYQDEPGLGNLVALDIGGATTDFYANVGSNPLYAYPGHDPRKKVKRTILKTPNAPLAYRRVEGKFGLAYDAENLLELPRFADGTVGEDLSRRFWRRFPGFRPRPDLAGTADQGGVPVAGAASRVGMSPAGAAGRVVAPGAEEVFHRFFSSDRPGALFDVNGYLRYLSAHPHHLAASEEESWLHSHLGREIMAITTRNNVGKVQETDTYFLQYGVNFFNNRCTTLLIGGTIYHKCRDADPWYLEDLCIIASGALYDPGEPHVLRPQGEVLLDASYLVSIVGGLYGRLDPARALRLMKRYLRPLPMEAPATMREQAGVR encoded by the coding sequence ATGAGCGAGACTGTGCAGGCGAGCAGGAAGAGAAGGGTGATGGTGGCGGCCATCGGGGATTGCGTCCACTCCCTGGGGGTGGAGTCCTTCGCCGAGTGGATGGAGGACCTGGGACTGGGATACGTGGCCATCAAGCTGGGTCCGGCCGTACCCGTGGCCGAGGTCATCAACAAGATCCGCGAATCGCGGCCCGAGGTGGTGGGCATCTCCATCCGGCTGGGTGACCTGCACGTGGATAAGCTGGTGGAGGAGTTCGTGGAAAAGGCGTGGGAGTACGGGCTCAACCCCGGGGCCAGCGGGATCCGCTACTGCTTCGGGGGATTGCGCCCGGCCGCCAACCTGGTGCGGGCCATGACCGGGCGGCCCGTGCTGGAGGACCGGTTCTCCCTGCCCGAGGACCGCCACTACGACCTGGATAGAGTGGCGGAGGAGTACCGGCACCGGGAGAAGTTCCGCGACTTCTTCGCCCTCATCGTGGATGACTTCGTCACCATGGAGGAGCTGCTGGGTTTCGCCCAGGGCAAGCCCCCCCGCCGGGCCGAGGAGGAGGAGTGGTCGGACGAGCTCCTCGAACGCATCCGGCAGGTGCGGGAGCGGGAGGACCGTCCCATCCTGCGGGCCCACATCGGTATCGCCGCCGACAGCGTGGAGCCCACCATCCGCGACGTGGAGGAGGTAGCCGAGACGGGGGCCCTGGAGATCGTCTCCCTGGGGCCCGACCAGCCCAGCCAGGCCTACCTGGCCAAGTTCATCCGCGGGGAGGAGGACCCGGAGAAGTACCTGAAGGGGCAGGGCGGGGTACCCATCCGCAGCAAGGAGGACCTCATCCGCCTGAAGGAGGCCACCCGGCGGGGCAACTTCCCCATGATCCGCATCTACTCGGGTACCGATGAACTGCTCGAGCTGGCGCAGGTCTTCGAAGAGACGCTGCACATGCCCTTCCCCGCCGTGCCCATGTTCTTCTACAACGAGCTGGATGGCCGGGGACCCATTTCCATCCGTGACTCCTTCGACGAGCACTTCCGGGTGATGCGCTGGTGGGCTTCCCTCGACAAGCCCCTGGAGATCAACGATCCCCACCAGTGGCAGCTGCGCAACTGCTCGGACGACATGTACGTTACCGACCACGTGGTGGCGGGGGTGGTGGCCCTCAACATGGGGATACGCCACTACATCATGCAGCTCATGTTCGACCTGCCGCCCCAGATCTCCGGGCTCATGGATCTGGCCAAGATGCAGGCGGCGTACGAACTTATCGAGCCCCTCACCCGGCACTACGACTTCCGCATCATCAAGGAGACCCGCGGCGGGCTCTCCAGCTTCCCCCCCAACCTGAACATGGCCAAGGGGCACCTGGCCGTCACCACCTGGTGGCAGATGTTCGTGGACCCCGACATCATCCACGTGGTCTCCTTCCCGGAGGCCCACCACGAGGCCAGGGCTCGCGACATCATCGAGTCCTGCGAGATCGTGAAACAGGTGGTGAAGGACTTCTACAAGGGCCAGCGTCCGGACATCCTTGCCGACCCTGCCCTGCTCGCGCGTAAGGAGGAGCTCAAGCGGGGGGCCATGTACAACATCCTGCACCTGGCCCTCATGGGGGGATATCAGGGGCCGGTCACCGTGCAGAGCTTCCGCGAGTGGGCGGTGTCCCCCGAGGAGGCGGCCCGGCGGCCCGATCGCGAGGCGCGTGCGCGCAACTACGAGACCATGCTCCTCTCCTTGGTGGACGGGGCCAGTTACCCGGGCGGCGAGTGCGGCATGATCAGCCCCGACACTCTGGACCTGGCATTGCAGACGGGTCTCTTCCAGGCCCCCAAGCTCACCGTGCTAGATAAGCGTTACGAGATGGTGGGCAGGTGCCGGACGAAGATGGTGGACGGCTGCTGCCGCATCGACGAGTTCGACCACCGTAAGGTGAAGGACGAGATGGAGCGGGTGGACCTGGTGCGGGCCCGCTATCCCTGGTACTTCGACCGCAGCATCTCGGTGGCGGACGAGGAGTCCTACATCAGCGAGCTGCCGGAGACCATCGACGAGTCGGTGGTGCGGGCCTTCCGCGAGCGGGTGGGTATCCACCGGGTGGAGGGCAGGCGGGTGCTGGTGGTGGACTTCGGCAGCACCTTCACCAAGATCGGCACCTTTGACACCGACCGGGAGGACTTCTGCCTGCGTTACGTGCCCACCACCCCGGAGGACCTGCGCGAGGGCCTGGCCCACGGGCTGGGCGTGCTGGGAGAGTGCCGGGAACGCGGGGACTGGGAGCCCCTGGCCCGCGTCATGGCGGATTATGACATCAAGCTCCCCTGCTCCAGCGCCAAGGGCGGGCTCAAGGTGGTCACGGTGGGCCTGGTGCGGGAAGAAAGCAGCGAGGCAGCGGAGCTGGCGGCCCTCACCGCCGGGGCCAAGCTGGTGGGGAGCTACTCGGGCCGCCTCACCGAAGAGCTTGCGGACCGCATCTACGGCCACGACCGGCCCGAGATGATCCTGCTCGCGGGCGGGGTTGACTACGGTGGGGAGGCGGAGATCATCCTCCACAATGCCCGCCTGCTGGGCGAGGGTGCCCGCCGCGCCTCTTACGCCCGCTACGGCATCCCCGTGATCTACGCGGGCAACCAGGACGTGGCCGCCCAGGTGGAGCGCATTTTCCGCCTGAACGGGGTAGACGTGCGCGTCACCCCCAACGTGATGCCCGAGGTGAACACCTTCCGCATCGAGGCGGTGAACGAGGCCATCCGCGACCTCTTCCAAACCGTGATCATCCGGGGCAAGGGGTTCGACGTGGTGGAGGAGTACATGAGCGCGCCCTTCCTCCCCACCCCACGGGCCGCCTTCCTGGGCATCAACCTGCTGGCCAGGGGATACCAGGATGAGCCCGGTCTGGGCAACCTGGTGGCGCTGGACATCGGGGGCGCCACCACGGACTTCTACGCCAACGTGGGGTCCAATCCCCTCTACGCCTACCCGGGCCATGACCCCCGCAAGAAGGTCAAGCGTACCATCCTGAAGACCCCGAACGCTCCCCTGGCCTACCGCCGGGTGGAGGGCAAGTTCGGGCTGGCCTACGACGCCGAGAACCTGCTGGAACTTCCCCGGTTCGCCGATGGCACCGTGGGCGAAGACCTCTCGCGCCGGTTCTGGCGACGCTTCCCTGGCTTCCGCCCCCGCCCCGACCTCGCCGGGACGGCTGACCAGGGGGGAGTGCCTGTCGCCGGCGCGGCCAGCCGGGTGGGAATGTCTCCCGCCGGCGCGGCCGGCAGGGTTGTGGCGCCGGGCGCCGAAGAGGTATTCCACCGGTTCTTCAGCTCGGACCGGCCGGGTGCCCTGTTCGACGTCAACGGCTACCTGCGCTACCTGTCAGCTCACCCCCACCACCTGGCTGCTTCCGAGGAGGAGAGCTGGTTGCACTCCCACCTGGGGCGGGAGATCATGGCCATCACTACCAGGAACAACGTGGGGAAGGTGCAGGAGACGGACACCTACTTCCTGCAGTACGGGGTGAACTTCTTCAACAACCGCTGCACCACGCTCCTCATCGGCGGAACCATTTACCACAAGTGCCGGGACGCCGACCCCTGGTACTTGGAGGACCTGTGCATCATCGCCTCGGGAGCCCTGTACGATCCCGGCGAACCCCATGTATTGCGCCCGCAGGGAGAAGTCCTCCTGGACGCTTCCTACCTGGTCAGCATCGTGGGAGGGCTGTACGGTCGGCTCGATCCCGCCCGCGCCCTGCGCCTGATGAAGCGGTACCTGCGGCCCCTGCCCATGGAGGCACCCGCTACCATGCGCGAGCAAGCCGGCGTGCGCTAG